One genomic segment of Natrialbaceae archaeon AArc-T1-2 includes these proteins:
- a CDS encoding 5-(carboxyamino)imidazole ribonucleotide synthase, with the protein MVWQHRHAARELPDWESLSVADRNRRLMTTLETPGPTLGVVGGGQLGRMLAEAAGPLGVEVIVLDPTPDCPAAPVARDQIVAGFDDENEIRELADRADVLTFEIELADQTVLERVSEDEGVPVHPRPATLETIHDKLVQKRELRDAGIPVPPFRAVEDAGDVRTAIDDYGAPVMLKARTGGYDGRGNVPVESKAEAEAALESVAGPAMVEAFVDFEREISAIAVKGDDETAIFPIGENVHEDEILRETIVPARSSEAATARVREVAEDVLEVMDGRGVYGIEFFETDDGEILLNEIAPRPHNSGHWTIEGAVSSQFEQHVRAVLGWPLSSTALRSPTASTNLLGDVETERPAALSNVDRILETSRAHLHWYGKRETRPLRKMGHVTVTASDEETREDALETARELRSAVTFTEE; encoded by the coding sequence ATAGTATGGCAGCATAGGCACGCGGCTCGGGAACTCCCGGATTGGGAATCCTTAAGCGTCGCCGACCGGAACCGTCGTCTAATGACGACGCTCGAGACGCCCGGGCCGACGCTGGGCGTGGTCGGTGGCGGACAGCTCGGCCGAATGCTCGCCGAGGCGGCCGGACCACTCGGCGTCGAGGTGATCGTCCTCGATCCGACGCCGGACTGCCCCGCCGCGCCGGTCGCCCGCGACCAGATCGTTGCCGGCTTCGACGACGAGAACGAGATCCGCGAACTCGCCGATCGGGCCGACGTCCTCACCTTCGAGATCGAACTCGCCGACCAGACGGTCCTCGAGCGAGTGAGCGAGGACGAGGGCGTCCCCGTCCACCCCAGGCCCGCCACGCTCGAGACGATCCACGACAAACTCGTCCAGAAACGCGAACTGCGCGACGCCGGCATCCCGGTCCCGCCGTTCCGGGCGGTCGAAGACGCCGGAGACGTCCGGACGGCGATCGATGACTACGGCGCGCCGGTGATGCTCAAAGCCCGCACCGGCGGCTACGACGGCCGTGGCAACGTCCCCGTCGAGTCGAAAGCCGAGGCCGAGGCGGCCCTCGAGTCCGTCGCCGGCCCCGCGATGGTCGAGGCGTTCGTCGACTTCGAACGCGAGATCTCTGCGATCGCCGTCAAGGGCGACGACGAGACGGCGATCTTTCCGATCGGCGAGAACGTCCACGAGGACGAGATTCTCCGGGAGACGATCGTCCCCGCACGCTCGAGCGAGGCGGCGACCGCTCGTGTCCGCGAGGTCGCCGAGGACGTCCTCGAGGTGATGGACGGCCGCGGGGTGTACGGGATCGAGTTCTTCGAGACGGACGACGGCGAGATCCTCCTCAACGAGATCGCACCCCGACCGCACAACTCCGGGCACTGGACCATCGAGGGCGCAGTGAGCTCCCAGTTCGAACAGCACGTCCGTGCCGTCCTCGGGTGGCCGCTTTCCTCGACTGCACTCCGGTCGCCGACCGCCTCGACGAACTTACTCGGCGACGTCGAGACCGAGCGACCGGCCGCGCTTTCGAACGTGGACCGCATCCTCGAGACCTCCCGGGCACACCTCCACTGGTACGGCAAACGCGAGACCCGGCCGCTGCGGAAGATGGGTCACGTCACGGTGACTGCAAGCGACGAAGAGACGCGCGAGGACGCCCTTGAGACCGCACGCGAACTACGATCGGCCGTCACCTTCACCGAGGAGTGA
- a CDS encoding NADH-quinone oxidoreductase subunit D produces the protein MSTELERKRQVETTEDELEALLGDRALARDDHLNAPGFVIRPDTVQDVLFDLRDEAGFDHLSCVTAQQYADRYESIYHLKKYADPTQEVSVVVPTSVDDPRSETGEPVYRSADWAEREAYDLVGIEYEGHPDLRRILLPETWQGHPLSLEYDQEKPQIVTLTEHANPIQPDHHDAESDTMFLNIGPHHPATHGVLHVKATLDGEAIVDVDPDIGYLHRCEEQMCQQGTYRHQIMPYPDRWDYVSAGLLNEWAYARAAEDLADIDVPEYAKIIRTMSAELCRIASHMLALGTFALDVYGDFTAIFQYAFRDREVVQDILEDLTGQRLMFNYFRLGGVAWDLPEPREEFFEKVRDFLDDLPAKVTEYNDLVTSNEIFQVRCVDTGILEPEVAKQYGCTGPVARGSGVDIDLRRDDPYGYYENLAWNVVTEDGMDNYSRVLVRMQEVEESAKIIEQCLDLLEEWPEDDREIQANVPRTLKPDADTEIYRAVEAAKGELGIYMRADGTDKPARFKIRSPCFHNLSALEEMTEGEYIPDLIASLGSLDIVLGEVDR, from the coding sequence ATGAGCACGGAACTCGAGCGCAAGCGACAGGTCGAGACGACCGAGGACGAACTCGAGGCACTGCTCGGCGATCGCGCGCTCGCACGCGACGACCACCTGAACGCGCCAGGGTTCGTGATCCGTCCCGACACAGTCCAGGACGTTCTGTTCGACCTGCGAGACGAGGCGGGGTTCGATCATCTCTCGTGTGTCACCGCCCAGCAGTACGCCGATCGCTACGAGTCGATCTACCACCTCAAGAAGTACGCCGATCCGACCCAGGAGGTAAGCGTCGTCGTGCCGACGTCGGTCGACGATCCCAGAAGCGAGACGGGCGAACCGGTGTACCGATCGGCAGACTGGGCCGAACGAGAGGCCTACGACCTCGTCGGCATCGAGTACGAGGGTCATCCCGACCTCCGGCGAATCCTCCTGCCCGAGACCTGGCAGGGCCATCCCCTCTCGCTCGAGTACGATCAGGAAAAACCCCAGATCGTCACGCTGACCGAGCACGCGAATCCGATCCAACCCGACCACCACGACGCCGAGTCGGACACGATGTTTCTCAACATCGGTCCGCATCACCCGGCGACCCACGGCGTCCTCCACGTGAAGGCGACGCTCGACGGCGAGGCCATCGTCGACGTCGACCCCGACATCGGCTACCTGCACCGCTGTGAAGAACAGATGTGCCAGCAGGGCACCTACCGTCACCAGATCATGCCCTACCCCGATCGGTGGGACTACGTCTCGGCCGGGCTGTTGAACGAGTGGGCCTACGCCCGGGCCGCGGAGGATCTGGCTGACATCGACGTGCCCGAGTACGCCAAGATCATCCGGACGATGAGCGCCGAGCTGTGTCGGATCGCTTCGCACATGCTTGCGCTCGGGACGTTCGCACTCGACGTCTACGGCGACTTCACGGCGATCTTCCAGTATGCCTTCCGCGACCGCGAGGTCGTTCAGGACATCTTAGAGGATCTCACCGGCCAGCGGCTGATGTTCAACTACTTCCGGCTCGGTGGCGTCGCCTGGGACCTGCCAGAGCCACGCGAGGAGTTTTTCGAGAAAGTTCGTGACTTCCTCGACGACCTTCCCGCGAAAGTCACCGAGTACAACGACCTAGTCACCTCGAACGAGATCTTCCAGGTCCGGTGTGTCGACACCGGCATTCTCGAACCCGAGGTCGCCAAACAGTACGGCTGTACGGGCCCCGTTGCTCGCGGGTCGGGCGTCGACATCGATCTACGCCGTGACGATCCCTACGGCTACTACGAGAACTTGGCGTGGAACGTCGTCACCGAGGACGGGATGGACAACTACTCTCGCGTCCTCGTGCGCATGCAGGAAGTCGAAGAGAGTGCGAAGATCATCGAGCAGTGTCTCGACTTACTCGAGGAGTGGCCCGAAGACGACCGCGAGATCCAGGCGAACGTTCCCCGGACGCTCAAGCCCGACGCCGATACGGAGATCTACCGGGCCGTCGAGGCTGCGAAAGGCGAACTCGGAATCTACATGCGCGCCGACGGAACGGACAAACCGGCCCGCTTTAAGATCCGGAGTCCGTGTTTCCACAACCTCTCGGCACTCGAGGAGATGACCGAAGGCGAGTACATCCCGGACCTGATCGCCTCGCTGGGTAGTCTCGACATCGTCCTCGGGGAGGTGGATCGGTGA
- a CDS encoding complex I subunit 1/NuoH family protein — MVGPLETYLLPERIADLTGLGEYGVAGELVAAFVAAFIVGNLMLAMTGVAGPWAKRKITAAFTDRIAVNRVGPWGLFIIVADAVRLLAKENIIPENADRPAFDLAPIVVAGSAMLGFAVIPMGSGVHLADPEVGLAYVFAVAGIASIGLVMAGYASANKYSLLGGLRAVAQNVAYEIPLVVTGMSVVVFAGSLQMSTIVEAQAEPLFTIAGVTIPAWFAIVNPFAFVLFLAANFAEVGRNPFDTPEAPTEIVAGYQTEYSSVYFVLIYLGEFLHIFLGGAIIATIFLGGPAGPVLPGIVWFLIKIWAVFLLTQWLRSALPRVRVDQLIEIGWKGMLVLSFANLVLTAVIVGVIA; from the coding sequence ATGGTCGGGCCACTGGAGACCTACCTGTTGCCCGAACGGATCGCCGACCTCACGGGACTCGGCGAGTACGGCGTCGCCGGCGAGCTGGTCGCCGCGTTCGTCGCCGCGTTCATCGTCGGCAACCTGATGCTCGCGATGACCGGCGTCGCCGGACCGTGGGCGAAACGGAAGATCACGGCCGCCTTTACCGACCGGATCGCGGTCAACCGTGTCGGCCCGTGGGGACTGTTCATCATCGTCGCCGACGCCGTCCGGTTGCTCGCGAAAGAGAACATCATCCCCGAAAACGCCGACCGGCCCGCCTTCGATCTCGCGCCGATCGTCGTCGCCGGCTCGGCGATGCTCGGCTTTGCCGTCATCCCGATGGGAAGTGGCGTCCACCTGGCAGACCCCGAAGTCGGACTGGCGTACGTCTTCGCCGTCGCCGGCATCGCGAGCATCGGACTGGTGATGGCCGGCTACGCCTCGGCGAACAAGTACTCGCTTTTGGGCGGGCTGCGTGCGGTCGCACAGAACGTCGCCTACGAGATCCCGCTCGTGGTGACGGGGATGTCGGTCGTCGTCTTCGCCGGCTCCTTACAGATGAGCACGATCGTCGAGGCTCAGGCCGAACCGCTGTTCACGATCGCCGGCGTGACGATCCCGGCGTGGTTCGCGATCGTCAACCCGTTCGCGTTCGTGTTGTTCCTGGCGGCGAACTTCGCCGAGGTCGGGCGCAACCCGTTCGATACACCCGAAGCGCCGACCGAGATCGTCGCTGGCTACCAGACCGAGTACTCCTCGGTGTACTTCGTGTTGATCTACCTCGGAGAGTTCTTACACATCTTCCTCGGCGGGGCGATCATCGCGACGATCTTCCTGGGCGGGCCGGCAGGTCCGGTGTTGCCGGGGATCGTCTGGTTCCTCATCAAGATCTGGGCGGTGTTCCTGCTCACCCAGTGGCTGCGCTCTGCGCTGCCGCGGGTGCGTGTCGACCAGCTCATCGAGATCGGCTGGAAGGGAATGCTCGTGTTGTCCTTTGCGAATCTCGTACTCACCGCCGTCATCGTTGGGGTGATAGCATAG
- a CDS encoding NADH-quinone oxidoreductase subunit J, with the protein MTYELIAFALFAVVTLGSAIGVVLLQDPWHSALMLGVTLMSVAVYYVMLAAEFVAMMQILVYVGGVLVLITFAVMLTQPDEPEVVQT; encoded by the coding sequence ATGACATACGAGCTGATCGCGTTCGCGCTGTTCGCCGTCGTCACGCTGGGCAGCGCGATCGGCGTCGTCCTCTTGCAGGACCCGTGGCACTCGGCGCTCATGCTGGGTGTGACGCTGATGAGCGTCGCGGTCTACTACGTGATGCTGGCGGCGGAGTTCGTCGCCATGATGCAGATCCTCGTCTACGTGGGCGGGGTTCTCGTCCTCATCACGTTCGCCGTGATGCTCACGCAGCCGGATGAACCCGAGGTGGTACAGACATGA
- a CDS encoding AIR carboxylase family protein, with the protein MPDSVSDLIDRLHEEATQDRPTEETPDVGIVMGSDSDLETMMTGGRRRGAYDAFVEELGFAEQTDFENPPEARFTFETYVTSAHRTPRLMYAYAETASDRGLEVIIAGAGGKSADLPNMTASIAYPLPVIGVPVQEKSVDSVIGMPTGAPLTAVDAGKSFNAALSAAQILARQHDELRERLVAYHERLQGEVGDVSRELHDRGTLEFSE; encoded by the coding sequence GTGCCAGACAGCGTTTCGGACCTGATCGACAGATTGCACGAGGAAGCGACGCAGGATCGGCCGACCGAGGAGACGCCCGACGTCGGAATCGTCATGGGGAGCGACTCGGACCTCGAGACGATGATGACCGGTGGCCGCCGCCGGGGGGCGTACGACGCCTTCGTCGAGGAACTCGGCTTCGCGGAACAGACCGACTTCGAGAATCCACCCGAGGCCCGCTTTACCTTCGAGACGTACGTCACCTCCGCACACCGTACCCCGCGGCTGATGTACGCCTACGCCGAAACCGCTTCGGATCGCGGACTTGAGGTGATCATCGCCGGCGCGGGCGGCAAATCCGCCGACCTGCCGAACATGACCGCCTCGATCGCGTACCCGCTGCCGGTGATCGGCGTCCCCGTCCAGGAGAAATCCGTCGACAGCGTCATCGGGATGCCGACGGGTGCACCGCTTACCGCCGTCGATGCAGGAAAGTCGTTCAACGCCGCGTTGTCTGCCGCTCAGATTCTCGCTCGCCAGCACGACGAACTCCGCGAACGGCTGGTGGCCTACCACGAGCGCCTGCAGGGCGAGGTCGGCGATGTCTCCCGGGAACTGCACGACCGGGGAACGCTCGAGTTCTCCGAGTGA
- a CDS encoding NADH-quinone oxidoreductase subunit B, with protein sequence MSNEPRQDIYDSTDPGTQTRDARIGEGPDDRFNSKLREAFGSSPFILTKFDTFMNWVRGNSMFMLQFGIACCSIEMIHTYAIKHDLDRFGAGVPRASPRQADVMIVPGTIVSKFGPRMKRVYDQMPEPKFVVGMGSCTISGGPFQKGYNVVKGAEEIIPIDIHVPGCPPRPEALIYGVAKLQERVRNGESSPVVVKPYELEEFGDLPQDELVQKLADEIDEDDLVMRYNWADSP encoded by the coding sequence ATGAGTAACGAACCACGCCAGGACATCTACGACAGTACCGACCCTGGGACACAGACGCGAGACGCTCGCATCGGCGAGGGGCCCGACGACCGGTTCAACTCCAAACTTCGGGAGGCCTTCGGCTCGTCGCCGTTCATTCTCACCAAGTTCGACACGTTCATGAACTGGGTCCGGGGCAACTCGATGTTCATGCTGCAGTTCGGGATCGCCTGCTGCAGCATCGAAATGATTCACACGTACGCGATCAAACACGACCTGGACCGCTTCGGCGCGGGCGTGCCGCGTGCCTCGCCCCGACAGGCCGACGTGATGATCGTCCCCGGCACGATCGTCTCGAAGTTCGGACCGCGGATGAAACGCGTCTACGACCAGATGCCCGAACCCAAGTTCGTCGTCGGGATGGGATCGTGTACGATCTCCGGCGGCCCCTTCCAGAAAGGATACAACGTCGTCAAAGGCGCAGAGGAGATCATCCCGATCGACATCCACGTTCCCGGCTGTCCGCCGCGACCGGAGGCGCTCATCTACGGTGTCGCCAAACTGCAAGAGCGGGTCCGAAACGGCGAGTCCTCGCCTGTCGTCGTCAAACCTTACGAACTCGAGGAGTTCGGCGACCTACCCCAGGACGAACTGGTACAGAAACTTGCGGACGAGATCGACGAGGATGACCTCGTCATGCGGTACAACTGGGCTGATTCGCCATGA
- the nuoL gene encoding NADH-quinone oxidoreductase subunit L gives MTGAFEFAPAIALFPLVAFVLVLAFGKYMPKKGALAGIVATAASLALSVWAFVAVAGGEIYHETLYTWAVGDPASETGVEGIEFTFGILLDPLSTLMLVIVSLIAFLVHVFSLGYMNAEGETGLPRYYAELGLFTFSMLAFVFADNLLMAFMFFELVGLCSYLLIGFWFRTRSAPSAAKKAFLVTRFGDYFFLVGVVAIAATFGTLQFAGDASFVDAAADAIEAEQTLFGFDAETWVTVTGLLVLGGVIGKSAQFPLHTWLPDAMEGPTTVSALIHAATMVAAGVYLVARMFGYYAQSTTALAIIAFVGGFTALFAATMGVVKDDVKQVLAYSTISQYGYMMLGLGVGGYVAGVFHLMNHAFFKALLFLGAGAVIILMHHEQDMWKMGGLKQKAPITYYTFLAGALALAGIVPFSGFWSKDEILFDALIVGLEHPLILAAYAMGLLAVFFTGFYTFRMVFLTFHGEPRSEAAADPHPVGWSVKFPLVTLGVLALVAGVANLAPVYKLTGAEITYLEFWLDGEYGAVEGLTYTAYSETAALESGVIAGSETVTLLVAAALGLGLAVAGALAAYALYNVPEPTRHTEKLGGVYDLLRNNYYQDEYQVWLARDVSLPIARGADRFDQGIIDGVVDGVSSVSLFGSGWIKRIQTGVVTNYAALLVLGFLALLVVLGVHGGWFL, from the coding sequence ATGACAGGTGCATTCGAATTCGCTCCGGCGATCGCGCTGTTCCCGCTCGTGGCGTTTGTCCTCGTGCTCGCGTTCGGGAAGTACATGCCGAAGAAAGGTGCACTCGCAGGGATCGTCGCGACGGCCGCGTCGCTTGCGCTCTCCGTCTGGGCGTTCGTCGCGGTCGCGGGCGGCGAGATCTACCACGAGACGCTGTACACGTGGGCGGTCGGCGATCCGGCGAGTGAAACCGGCGTCGAAGGCATCGAGTTCACGTTCGGTATCCTGCTCGATCCGCTCTCGACGCTGATGCTCGTGATCGTCTCGTTGATCGCCTTCCTCGTGCACGTGTTCAGCCTCGGCTACATGAACGCCGAGGGCGAGACCGGCCTGCCGCGGTACTACGCCGAACTCGGGCTCTTTACGTTCAGCATGCTCGCGTTCGTCTTCGCGGACAACCTGCTGATGGCGTTTATGTTCTTCGAACTCGTTGGTCTGTGTTCGTATCTCCTGATCGGCTTCTGGTTCCGTACGCGTAGCGCCCCGTCGGCAGCGAAGAAGGCCTTTTTGGTCACTCGTTTCGGTGACTACTTCTTCCTCGTCGGCGTCGTCGCCATCGCCGCGACGTTCGGCACGCTGCAGTTCGCCGGAGACGCGTCGTTCGTCGACGCGGCGGCCGACGCGATCGAGGCCGAACAAACCCTCTTTGGCTTCGACGCCGAGACCTGGGTGACGGTCACCGGCCTCCTGGTGCTGGGCGGCGTGATCGGCAAATCCGCACAGTTCCCGCTACACACCTGGCTGCCCGACGCGATGGAAGGTCCGACCACCGTCTCCGCGCTCATCCACGCGGCGACGATGGTCGCCGCAGGCGTCTACCTCGTCGCCCGGATGTTCGGCTACTACGCCCAGTCGACGACCGCGCTTGCGATCATCGCCTTCGTCGGCGGCTTCACCGCACTCTTTGCAGCGACGATGGGCGTCGTCAAAGACGACGTCAAGCAGGTGCTTGCCTACTCGACGATCAGCCAGTACGGCTACATGATGCTCGGACTCGGCGTCGGTGGCTACGTCGCCGGGGTCTTCCACCTGATGAATCACGCCTTCTTCAAGGCCTTGCTGTTCCTCGGTGCCGGGGCCGTCATCATCCTCATGCACCACGAACAGGACATGTGGAAGATGGGGGGCCTGAAGCAGAAAGCGCCCATCACCTACTACACCTTCCTCGCCGGTGCGCTCGCGCTCGCGGGGATCGTTCCCTTCTCGGGCTTCTGGTCGAAAGACGAGATCCTCTTCGACGCCCTGATCGTCGGCTTAGAGCATCCCCTGATCCTCGCGGCCTACGCGATGGGGCTGCTCGCCGTCTTCTTCACCGGCTTTTACACCTTCCGGATGGTGTTTCTGACCTTCCACGGTGAGCCCCGGTCCGAGGCGGCCGCGGATCCACACCCCGTCGGCTGGAGCGTCAAATTCCCGCTCGTGACACTCGGCGTGCTCGCACTCGTCGCCGGCGTCGCGAACCTCGCACCGGTGTACAAACTCACGGGCGCGGAGATCACCTACCTCGAGTTCTGGCTCGACGGCGAGTACGGCGCGGTCGAGGGGCTGACCTACACGGCCTACAGCGAGACGGCCGCCCTCGAGAGTGGCGTGATAGCCGGCTCCGAGACCGTCACGCTGCTCGTGGCTGCCGCGCTCGGTCTCGGGCTGGCAGTCGCCGGTGCGCTCGCCGCCTACGCGCTGTACAACGTTCCCGAACCGACCCGCCACACCGAGAAGCTAGGCGGCGTCTACGACCTCCTGCGGAACAACTACTACCAGGACGAGTACCAGGTCTGGCTCGCCCGTGACGTCTCCCTGCCGATCGCTCGCGGCGCTGATCGCTTCGATCAGGGTATCATCGACGGCGTCGTCGACGGCGTCTCGAGCGTGAGCCTGTTCGGGAGCGGCTGGATCAAGCGGATCCAGACCGGGGTCGTGACGAACTACGCGGCCCTGCTGGTGCTTGGCTTTCTGGCCTTGCTCGTCGTCCTCGGCGTTCACGGAGGGTGGTTCCTATGA
- a CDS encoding complex I subunit 4 family protein, translating to MMIETLIAATLVGALVTFVAPNRIAGKLAFAISLVPAALSLWLFATFDGSGNALLDGDLAFESQLEWIQLGEYTISWFVGLDGISLPLVVLTTILTTLAIVSSWTPIDERESQFYGLVLFIEANLIGVFAALDFFLWFIFWEAVLIPMYLLIGIWGGPRRKYAAIKFFVYTNVASLVMFGAFVALVFGLGDAVTSFALPEVASAMLTEGPGEFAGIAGSTLASVVFVAMFLGFAVKVPVVPFHTWLPDAHVEAPTPASVLLAGVLLKMGTYALLRFNFTMFPEQVAAYSIPIAAIAVVSVIYGALLALAQTDLKRIVAYSSVSSMGYVILGLIAYTQYGVGGATFQMVSHGLISGLMFMAVGVIYNATHTRMVTDMSGLADRMPVAVGVLVAGAFGYMGLPLMSGFAAEYFIFFGAFGSELLAYAPLFTGLAMFGIVVVAGYLLFALQRTVFGPFQLETDYEIGRAPLHDLAPMFVLLGLIIALGVAPELIFEMIRDAVDPILQGGDS from the coding sequence ATGATGATCGAGACACTCATCGCGGCCACGTTAGTTGGCGCGCTCGTCACGTTCGTTGCACCGAATCGCATCGCAGGCAAACTCGCCTTCGCGATCAGTCTCGTTCCCGCGGCGCTGTCGCTGTGGCTGTTCGCAACGTTCGACGGTAGCGGAAACGCCTTGCTCGATGGTGACCTCGCCTTCGAGAGCCAACTCGAGTGGATCCAGCTCGGCGAGTACACGATCTCGTGGTTCGTCGGCCTCGACGGCATCTCCCTGCCGCTCGTCGTGTTGACGACGATCCTCACGACGCTTGCGATCGTCAGTTCCTGGACGCCGATCGACGAACGCGAGTCCCAGTTCTACGGGCTCGTGCTCTTCATCGAGGCGAACCTGATCGGCGTCTTCGCCGCGTTAGATTTCTTCCTGTGGTTCATCTTCTGGGAGGCCGTGTTGATCCCGATGTACCTGCTGATCGGTATCTGGGGCGGTCCGCGCCGGAAATACGCTGCCATCAAGTTCTTCGTCTACACGAACGTGGCCTCGCTCGTGATGTTTGGTGCCTTCGTCGCGCTCGTGTTCGGACTCGGCGACGCCGTCACGAGTTTTGCCCTGCCCGAGGTCGCGTCGGCGATGCTCACGGAAGGCCCCGGCGAGTTCGCCGGCATCGCGGGCTCGACGCTCGCATCGGTGGTCTTCGTCGCGATGTTCCTCGGCTTCGCGGTGAAGGTGCCCGTCGTTCCGTTCCACACCTGGCTACCCGACGCCCACGTCGAAGCTCCCACGCCCGCGTCGGTGTTGCTCGCGGGCGTCCTGTTGAAGATGGGAACCTACGCCCTGCTTCGGTTCAACTTCACGATGTTCCCGGAGCAAGTCGCCGCGTACTCGATCCCGATCGCCGCCATCGCAGTGGTAAGCGTCATCTACGGGGCCTTGCTCGCACTCGCCCAGACCGACCTCAAACGGATCGTCGCCTATTCGTCGGTTTCCTCGATGGGCTACGTCATCCTCGGACTGATCGCGTACACCCAGTACGGCGTCGGCGGCGCGACCTTCCAGATGGTCTCTCACGGCCTGATCTCCGGGCTGATGTTCATGGCCGTTGGGGTCATCTACAACGCGACTCACACGCGAATGGTCACCGACATGTCCGGACTGGCCGATCGGATGCCCGTCGCCGTCGGCGTCCTCGTCGCCGGTGCCTTCGGCTACATGGGACTGCCGCTTATGTCCGGGTTCGCCGCCGAGTACTTCATCTTCTTCGGAGCCTTCGGCTCCGAGTTGCTCGCGTACGCACCCCTGTTTACGGGGCTTGCAATGTTCGGTATCGTCGTCGTCGCCGGCTACCTGCTCTTTGCACTCCAGCGGACCGTCTTCGGCCCCTTCCAGCTCGAGACCGACTACGAGATCGGCCGTGCACCGCTTCACGACCTCGCACCGATGTTCGTCCTGCT
- a CDS encoding NADH-quinone oxidoreductase subunit A produces MNEWIAVGALALVGLLIPLGMMAVSYLLRPSVPETSKRATYESGEVPTGGTRIRFNIQYYMVALLFVVFDIETVLLFPWAVVYADAVEEVGLLSALGPMLLFVAILVVGLAWAWRNGAVQWAQSPRQVDLEADRP; encoded by the coding sequence ATGAACGAATGGATAGCCGTCGGGGCGCTGGCGCTCGTGGGGCTTCTGATACCGCTCGGGATGATGGCGGTATCGTATCTCCTGCGGCCGAGTGTCCCCGAAACGAGTAAACGCGCCACCTACGAGAGCGGGGAGGTGCCGACCGGCGGGACGCGCATCCGCTTTAACATCCAGTATTACATGGTTGCACTTCTCTTCGTGGTCTTCGACATCGAGACCGTCCTGTTGTTTCCGTGGGCGGTCGTCTACGCGGATGCTGTCGAGGAAGTCGGACTCCTGTCTGCCCTCGGACCGATGTTGTTGTTCGTCGCCATCCTCGTCGTTGGGCTCGCGTGGGCGTGGCGCAACGGTGCAGTACAGTGGGCACAGAGCCCCCGTCAGGTCGATCTGGAGGCTGATAGACCATGA
- the nuoK gene encoding NADH-quinone oxidoreductase subunit NuoK encodes MSVPVEYYVLLSLALFCIGLFGILTRRNALMFLMSVELMLNAANINLIAFAFYHGNLTGQVFALFTMALAAAEVAVGLGIILVLYRNFRDVDVTVPSTMRW; translated from the coding sequence GTGAGCGTTCCCGTCGAGTACTACGTCCTGCTGTCGCTTGCCCTGTTCTGTATCGGGCTCTTTGGCATCCTGACGCGTCGAAACGCGCTGATGTTCCTGATGTCCGTCGAGCTCATGCTGAACGCGGCGAACATCAACCTGATCGCCTTCGCGTTCTATCACGGCAACCTCACGGGGCAGGTGTTCGCGCTGTTTACGATGGCGCTTGCCGCTGCCGAGGTCGCCGTCGGGCTCGGGATCATCCTGGTGTTGTACCGTAACTTCCGTGACGTCGATGTCACGGTTCCGTCGACGATGAGGTGGTAA
- a CDS encoding NuoI/complex I 23 kDa subunit family protein: MIGLLKSMATTMKHALGGSTFTVEYPDEAPEVSPRFRGVHKWSQERCIWCRQCENVCPNDTIQIVMDDKRNGEQYNLHIGQCVYCRLCEEVCPTDAILLTQNFEFTADTKGEFVYNKEQLKAVPWYKDIDPLESREPDRGAWVGEGEGEVDYQ, translated from the coding sequence ATGATCGGACTACTCAAATCGATGGCAACGACGATGAAACACGCGCTGGGCGGCTCGACGTTCACCGTCGAGTACCCGGACGAGGCACCTGAGGTCTCGCCGCGATTCCGGGGCGTCCACAAGTGGAGCCAAGAACGCTGTATCTGGTGTCGTCAGTGTGAGAACGTCTGTCCGAACGACACGATCCAGATCGTGATGGACGACAAGCGAAACGGCGAACAGTACAACCTCCACATCGGACAGTGTGTCTACTGTCGGCTCTGTGAGGAAGTCTGTCCGACCGACGCCATCCTGCTCACCCAGAACTTCGAGTTCACAGCCGACACCAAAGGCGAGTTCGTCTACAACAAAGAACAGCTGAAAGCGGTACCGTGGTACAAAGACATCGACCCACTCGAGTCACGCGAGCCCGACAGGGGCGCGTGGGTCGGCGAAGGCGAAGGGGAGGTCGACTACCAGTAA